In Gemmatimonadota bacterium, a single genomic region encodes these proteins:
- a CDS encoding TolC family protein translates to MFRILVHILTVSLIAGPVFAQDPGGPIQADQADQADQADQANQAVRMTLEQCVDRALRVSPDIEQAVLTVEGLEARLSEARFAGITPRLQWTNIFGPAPGIEGDTEQIETIRSDLTDLGVFSRTQIELVQPLYTFGKLSNAKKAAGYGLEAGEAAVESRKFDVAFQVKKLFYGLVLAGELRDIILDSVEKVQEARDRVNEMIEEDSEDVGQNDLLKIDVFEFEVQQSRARAENSIVMGRAALKALLEIDRSVDFDIVHTTAEIEPADLEELDVYIEQAKNRRYDIRQLRAGVLARRALLKVARSDFYPQIALAGSLQWGIAPHRPELDNPFLRDEFNFLRGGAVITLRQNFNFGLTRAKYLARKVELEALVSKESQAMSAVALQVEQTYRDVIESRTNVVNSDRALRSARAWLTSAQLGFDVTGDSSELLDAFTAHAKMQHAYRQSLYQYRVSLAELDHVTGNGIYNGRR, encoded by the coding sequence GTGTTTCGTATTCTGGTCCACATCCTGACGGTATCGCTGATCGCAGGACCGGTATTCGCGCAGGACCCGGGAGGACCCATCCAGGCCGACCAGGCCGACCAGGCCGATCAGGCCGACCAGGCCAACCAGGCTGTCCGGATGACGCTGGAACAATGCGTGGACCGGGCGTTGCGGGTCAGTCCGGATATCGAACAGGCGGTCCTTACCGTCGAAGGCCTGGAAGCCAGGCTGAGCGAAGCGAGATTCGCGGGCATTACGCCCCGGTTGCAGTGGACCAATATCTTCGGTCCCGCGCCGGGGATAGAAGGCGACACGGAACAGATCGAGACCATCCGGAGCGACCTGACCGATCTGGGCGTTTTCTCACGCACGCAGATCGAACTGGTCCAGCCGCTGTACACCTTCGGGAAACTCAGTAACGCGAAGAAGGCGGCCGGGTACGGTCTCGAAGCGGGCGAGGCGGCCGTGGAGTCCCGGAAGTTCGACGTGGCGTTCCAGGTGAAGAAGCTGTTCTACGGACTCGTACTGGCGGGGGAACTCAGGGACATCATCCTGGATAGCGTAGAAAAGGTACAGGAGGCCCGGGACCGCGTAAACGAGATGATCGAGGAGGACTCGGAAGACGTCGGCCAGAACGACCTGTTGAAAATCGATGTCTTCGAATTCGAGGTGCAGCAGAGCCGGGCGCGGGCCGAGAATTCGATCGTAATGGGGAGGGCGGCGCTGAAGGCCCTGCTCGAAATAGACCGCTCCGTTGATTTCGATATCGTCCATACGACCGCGGAGATCGAACCGGCGGACCTCGAAGAACTGGACGTTTATATAGAACAGGCGAAGAACCGGCGATACGACATCCGGCAGCTGAGGGCCGGAGTACTGGCCCGCCGGGCGCTGCTGAAGGTGGCCAGGAGCGACTTCTACCCCCAGATCGCCCTGGCGGGATCGCTCCAGTGGGGCATCGCGCCGCACAGGCCGGAGCTCGACAATCCTTTTCTCAGGGACGAGTTCAATTTCCTACGCGGCGGTGCCGTGATTACCTTGCGCCAGAACTTCAATTTCGGCCTGACCCGCGCGAAGTACCTTGCCCGCAAGGTGGAACTGGAAGCGCTGGTGAGCAAGGAATCCCAGGCGATGAGCGCGGTTGCGCTGCAGGTGGAGCAGACCTACCGCGACGTGATCGAGTCCCGTACCAACGTGGTCAACAGCGACCGGGCCCTTCGCTCTGCAAGGGCATGGCTGACATCGGCTCAACTGGGTTTCGATGTTACCGGAGACAGTTCGGAACTGCTGGACGCGTTTACCGCGCATGCGAAGATGCAACATGCGTACCGGCAGTCGCTGTACCAGTACCGGGTTTCGCTGGCCGAACTCGATCATGTGACCGGTAACGGGATTTACAATGGGCGGCGCTGA